One Owenweeksia hongkongensis DSM 17368 genomic region harbors:
- the dnaJ gene encoding molecular chaperone DnaJ, with protein MAKRDYYDILGISKGASADEIKKAYRKMAVKFHPDKNPDDKEAEAKFKEAAEAYEVLSNADKRARYDQFGHAGMGGAAGGGGFGGGGMNMEDIFEQFGDIFGGAFGGSRGGGGFGGFGGGRGGGGRRVFKGSNLRVRVKVTLEDIANGVEKRLRIKRQVPADNISFKNCTTCNGTGQTYRVTNTILGQMQTSTTCPTCNGLGQTIDKKPAEADEYGMIRKEETVSVKIPAGVMDGMQLKVSGKGNAGPMGGVNGDLIVVIEEEKHPDLERDGNNLHYELYISMPDAVLGTKAEVSTVSGKARIKLDAGTQPGKVLRLRNKGLPSVEGYGTGDLLVHINVWIPKDITNEQKRIFEKMQGETEFVPNPGKGEKSFFDKVKEMFT; from the coding sequence ATGGCAAAGAGAGATTATTACGACATATTAGGCATCAGTAAGGGTGCTTCGGCAGATGAAATAAAAAAGGCATATCGCAAGATGGCCGTGAAATTTCACCCGGACAAAAACCCTGATGACAAAGAAGCTGAAGCCAAATTTAAGGAAGCAGCAGAAGCCTATGAAGTACTGAGCAATGCTGACAAACGTGCACGCTACGACCAGTTTGGCCATGCCGGAATGGGCGGAGCAGCCGGAGGTGGCGGCTTTGGCGGTGGCGGAATGAACATGGAAGACATCTTTGAGCAATTCGGAGATATTTTTGGTGGAGCATTTGGCGGAAGCCGCGGTGGCGGTGGATTTGGAGGTTTTGGTGGTGGCCGTGGAGGCGGTGGCCGCAGAGTCTTCAAAGGAAGCAACCTGAGAGTACGCGTAAAAGTTACTCTTGAAGACATTGCCAATGGTGTAGAAAAGAGACTTCGTATTAAGCGCCAGGTTCCTGCCGACAATATTAGCTTTAAGAACTGTACTACCTGTAATGGAACTGGACAAACGTACCGCGTTACCAATACCATACTTGGGCAAATGCAAACCAGCACGACCTGCCCTACTTGTAATGGTTTAGGACAGACAATAGATAAAAAGCCTGCCGAAGCTGACGAGTATGGAATGATTCGCAAGGAAGAAACCGTATCTGTAAAAATACCTGCCGGAGTAATGGATGGTATGCAGCTTAAGGTTTCTGGCAAAGGAAATGCTGGCCCTATGGGCGGTGTAAATGGTGATCTTATTGTAGTAATAGAAGAGGAAAAACATCCAGACCTTGAAAGGGATGGTAACAACCTTCACTACGAACTATACATCAGTATGCCGGATGCTGTTTTGGGAACCAAAGCCGAAGTAAGTACGGTGAGTGGTAAAGCTCGCATTAAACTAGATGCCGGGACTCAACCAGGAAAAGTACTTCGCCTGCGCAACAAAGGTTTGCCAAGTGTAGAAGGCTACGGAACAGGTGATCTTTTGGTACACATAAATGTGTGGATACCTAAAGATATTACCAATGAGCAAAAGCGCATTTTCGAAAAAATGCAAGGAGAAACTGAGTTTGTACCAAACCCAGGAAAAGGTGAAAAGTCATTCTTTGATAAAGTAAAAGAGATGTTTACCTAA
- a CDS encoding Ppx/GppA phosphatase family protein — protein MKTAVIDLGTNTFNLLIRDNETAEVLINTKIAVKLGEGGLNKNEIAKPAFDRGIAALRKHKKTILEFGADQTYAFATSAIRSASNGNTFVKEALKECNISVNVIDGQKEAELIYFGVKQALPLPVSTSLIMDIGGGSTEFIIADSSKVHWIHSFNLGASRLLEKFQPSNPITTAEIKSIEKYLDTELSPLWEACADHSDITLIGSSGSFDTMAAMVQAAFPNAGYNPLNTTYTFEIGQFEAVAQKMLDFTLEQRLATPGMIPMRADMIVMACIQINFVLQKLGVKSLKLSTYALKEGVFFTLNETKNPWQKSLL, from the coding sequence ATGAAAACAGCTGTAATAGATTTAGGCACCAATACTTTTAACCTCCTTATAAGAGATAATGAAACTGCGGAAGTATTAATAAATACCAAAATTGCAGTAAAACTTGGTGAAGGAGGCCTCAATAAAAATGAAATTGCCAAGCCAGCTTTTGACCGAGGCATTGCCGCTTTGCGCAAACATAAAAAAACCATCCTTGAATTTGGAGCGGATCAAACCTATGCTTTTGCCACCTCTGCTATCCGATCTGCAAGTAATGGCAATACTTTTGTAAAGGAAGCCTTAAAAGAATGCAACATTAGCGTGAATGTAATTGATGGACAAAAGGAAGCTGAACTGATATACTTTGGCGTAAAACAAGCTTTACCCCTACCTGTGTCTACTTCTCTTATTATGGATATTGGTGGCGGCAGTACCGAATTTATAATTGCTGACTCTAGCAAAGTTCATTGGATACACAGCTTTAATTTGGGCGCCAGCCGACTGTTGGAAAAGTTCCAACCTTCAAACCCAATTACCACTGCTGAAATCAAGTCAATTGAGAAATACTTAGACACAGAGCTTTCTCCTTTGTGGGAGGCATGTGCCGATCATTCAGACATCACACTCATTGGTAGCAGCGGTTCATTTGATACCATGGCGGCAATGGTGCAAGCGGCATTTCCCAATGCAGGATATAACCCCTTGAATACTACTTATACTTTTGAAATAGGCCAGTTTGAAGCTGTGGCTCAAAAAATGCTAGACTTTACTTTAGAACAAAGATTAGCGACTCCAGGGATGATTCCAATGCGAGCCGACATGATTGTAATGGCCTGCATTCAAATAAACTTTGTACTGCAAAAGCTGGGAGTAAAATCCCTCAAATTATCAACTTACGCTTTAAAAGAAGGCGTATTTTTTACTTTAAACGAAACTAAAAACCCATGGCAAAAATCCTTATTGTAG
- the murA gene encoding UDP-N-acetylglucosamine 1-carboxyvinyltransferase: MGTFQITGGKKLKGNIIPQGAKNEALQVICAVLLTDEKVTISNIPDIRDVNKLIDLLADLGVSIQRQGPGSYSFKADDLNLDYMTSPEFKEKGGALRGSIMIVGPLLARFGKGFIPKPGGDKIGRRRLDTHFIGFQKLGAKFRYNQDESFYGVEGKKLKGADMLLDEASVTGTANIIMAAVLAEGTTTIYNAACEPYIQQLCKMLNSMGANIKGISSNLLTIEGVKELGGCEHRILPDMIEIGSWIGMAAMTGSEITIKDVCYDELGVIPTMFRKMGIKLERVGDDIHIPAQDHYEIENYIDGSILTIADAPWPGFTPDLLSIALVVATQARGSVLIHQKMFESRLFFVDKLIDMGAQIILCDPHRATVIGIDKQVPLKATTMTSPDIRAGISLLIAALSADGVSTIHNIEQIDRGYQNIDERLRAIGAEIVRLD; encoded by the coding sequence TTGGGAACATTTCAAATTACTGGCGGAAAAAAACTTAAAGGAAACATCATCCCGCAAGGCGCCAAAAACGAAGCACTACAAGTAATCTGTGCAGTGCTCCTTACCGATGAAAAAGTAACTATCAGCAACATTCCTGACATCAGGGATGTAAATAAGCTAATTGATTTGTTGGCTGATCTTGGCGTAAGCATTCAGCGCCAAGGACCGGGCAGCTACAGCTTCAAAGCTGATGACCTCAATTTAGATTACATGACATCTCCTGAATTTAAGGAGAAAGGTGGTGCCCTTCGTGGCTCCATCATGATTGTAGGTCCACTTTTGGCAAGGTTCGGCAAGGGTTTTATTCCCAAGCCTGGTGGCGACAAAATTGGAAGACGCAGATTGGATACCCACTTTATAGGTTTCCAAAAGCTTGGCGCAAAATTCCGCTACAATCAGGATGAATCATTTTACGGTGTAGAAGGCAAAAAATTGAAAGGTGCCGATATGCTGCTTGATGAAGCTTCTGTTACCGGAACTGCCAATATCATAATGGCCGCTGTTTTGGCCGAAGGCACCACAACTATTTACAATGCCGCTTGCGAACCATACATTCAGCAGCTTTGTAAAATGCTAAATAGCATGGGGGCTAATATTAAAGGTATCAGCTCCAACCTTCTTACCATTGAAGGTGTAAAAGAATTAGGTGGTTGTGAGCATCGCATTTTGCCAGACATGATAGAGATTGGATCATGGATTGGTATGGCAGCCATGACCGGCTCAGAGATTACCATTAAAGATGTGTGCTACGATGAGCTTGGCGTAATCCCTACCATGTTCCGCAAGATGGGAATTAAGCTTGAGCGAGTAGGTGATGATATTCACATCCCGGCACAAGATCACTACGAAATAGAAAACTACATTGATGGTTCCATTTTAACCATTGCCGATGCACCATGGCCAGGTTTCACACCTGATCTTTTGAGCATTGCTTTGGTAGTTGCCACACAAGCCAGAGGTAGTGTTTTGATTCATCAAAAGATGTTTGAGAGTCGTCTTTTCTTTGTAGACAAACTGATAGACATGGGTGCCCAGATTATACTTTGTGATCCACACCGTGCTACTGTGATTGGTATCGACAAGCAAGTTCCGCTAAAAGCGACCACCATGACCAGCCCTGATATACGTGCGGGTATTTCACTTTTGATTGCTGCGCTTAGCGCAGATGGCGTGAGTACCATTCACAATATTGAGCAAATCGATCGTGGTTACCAAAACATTGATGAGCGACTTCGCGCAATTGGCGCAGAAATTGTAAGGTTGGATTGA
- a CDS encoding MATE family efflux transporter, which produces MTTKEHISKNFHLAWPVMLGQLGHVMVGLADSIMIGQIGTIPLAAAAFANSIFVIPMVFGMGMAFGLTTPIANADGEGRADKAGSYLRHGLALNMFVALLIFLILLGFSQITHLLGQEPEVVSLSGSYLMIITSSIFPFMLFLTFKQFAEGLSLTRFAMVASILANLLNVLFNYILIYGHWGFPALGLDGAGIATLTSRIIMAAMMYLYVFKGKQFKSYLQHYKHIEWKRKQFRKITQVGVPSGLQYIFEVSAFAIAAVIVGQISAEALAAHQIAISLASLSYMMATGLGAAAAVRVGNQLGKRDYPTLRAAARTTFAMTLVFMAACGLLFFFGRNMFPLFYTDDLYVAGIASQLLIIAVVFQLSDGVQVVALGALRGMSDTKIPTFISFFSYWGMGLLPAYFMGITLDMGPQGVWYGLALGLTVASILLYWRFEHKVKQLIHE; this is translated from the coding sequence TTGACCACAAAAGAACATATTAGCAAAAACTTCCATTTGGCCTGGCCAGTAATGCTTGGGCAATTGGGGCACGTAATGGTTGGCCTGGCCGATAGCATCATGATTGGGCAGATTGGTACTATTCCACTGGCGGCCGCTGCTTTTGCTAATTCCATATTTGTAATCCCCATGGTTTTTGGGATGGGCATGGCCTTTGGGCTCACTACACCTATTGCCAATGCTGATGGTGAAGGGCGCGCAGATAAAGCTGGAAGTTACCTGAGGCATGGCTTGGCGCTAAATATGTTTGTGGCGCTACTTATATTCTTGATTCTTCTCGGCTTTTCACAAATCACCCATCTATTGGGCCAAGAGCCTGAGGTGGTATCACTTTCAGGGTCTTACCTGATGATTATTACGTCCAGCATATTTCCCTTCATGCTATTTCTCACCTTCAAGCAATTTGCCGAAGGACTTTCACTTACTCGATTTGCCATGGTAGCCTCCATACTGGCAAACCTCCTCAATGTTCTATTTAATTATATCCTGATTTATGGCCATTGGGGCTTCCCTGCCTTAGGGCTTGATGGTGCTGGAATCGCCACCCTTACCTCAAGGATAATAATGGCTGCGATGATGTATTTATATGTTTTTAAGGGAAAACAATTCAAAAGCTATTTACAGCATTATAAGCACATAGAGTGGAAGCGCAAGCAGTTTAGAAAAATTACTCAAGTTGGGGTTCCTTCGGGACTGCAATACATTTTTGAAGTTTCAGCATTTGCCATTGCAGCCGTAATTGTTGGTCAAATTAGTGCCGAAGCTTTGGCTGCCCACCAAATTGCGATAAGCTTAGCCTCACTAAGCTACATGATGGCTACAGGCCTTGGTGCTGCCGCGGCTGTAAGAGTAGGCAACCAATTAGGAAAACGAGATTATCCAACTCTGCGTGCTGCTGCACGTACCACCTTTGCTATGACACTTGTTTTTATGGCGGCATGTGGCCTCCTATTTTTCTTTGGCAGAAATATGTTCCCTCTTTTCTACACAGATGATCTTTATGTAGCTGGCATTGCTTCTCAACTTTTGATTATTGCTGTGGTCTTTCAGCTGTCCGATGGAGTTCAAGTGGTAGCTCTTGGCGCTTTGCGCGGAATGAGTGACACCAAAATACCAACTTTCATTTCCTTCTTTTCGTATTGGGGAATGGGGCTATTACCTGCCTATTTTATGGGGATAACATTAGATATGGGACCACAAGGTGTGTGGTACGGATTGGCACTCGGCCTAACTGTGGCTTCTATCCTGCTCTATTGGCGCTTTGAACATAAAGTAAAACAATTGA
- a CDS encoding ABC transporter permease, which translates to MNKTWLIIQREFKTRVRKKSFIIMTILGPILSAALFILPAYLATLPEDTRTIMVLDEPILMDFDKGKEDVKFRYLPPDQFDLDRAKDFFSKQEDYAFLYIPTSTNPDPDVIGRNVILFSKGDVNMGVENYVENILEKYIQREKMKAQGVDPAILAQTKTNVKLRTVNMDEGGETASLAPVKMGIGYIAGFLIYLFVFVYGAQVMRGVIEEKTSRIVEVMISSVKPFQLMAGKIFGLAAVALTQFLIWVIFGIGLYLVAVHFILGNEIDAANVASQGMMTPDNDNMIFSIINTIDAINFPYIIGCFIFYFLFGYLLYAAMFAAIGSAVDKESDTQQFMFSVSLPLIAAIIVLIRALDNPDGSIAFWFSMIPLTSPIVMMARVPFNIPIWELALSMSILIASFIFMTWLAGRIYRTGILMYGKKPTFRELLKWITYKK; encoded by the coding sequence ATGAACAAGACTTGGCTAATAATACAGCGTGAATTTAAAACACGCGTTCGCAAAAAGAGCTTCATCATCATGACGATTTTGGGCCCCATACTTTCGGCAGCACTATTCATACTTCCCGCTTACTTGGCTACCCTTCCGGAGGATACGCGCACCATTATGGTTTTGGATGAGCCTATCCTTATGGATTTTGACAAAGGGAAAGAAGACGTGAAATTTCGCTACCTCCCCCCCGACCAGTTTGATTTGGATAGAGCCAAAGACTTCTTTTCTAAACAAGAGGATTACGCATTTTTATACATCCCTACCAGTACCAATCCTGACCCGGATGTGATTGGCAGAAATGTGATTCTCTTTAGCAAAGGAGATGTAAATATGGGTGTGGAGAATTACGTAGAAAACATCCTTGAAAAGTACATTCAGCGCGAGAAAATGAAGGCTCAAGGCGTGGATCCGGCCATACTCGCTCAAACCAAAACCAATGTAAAATTACGAACCGTAAACATGGACGAAGGTGGCGAAACTGCCAGCCTGGCTCCCGTAAAAATGGGTATCGGCTACATTGCTGGTTTCCTGATTTATCTTTTTGTATTTGTATACGGAGCTCAGGTTATGCGTGGAGTTATTGAAGAAAAAACCAGTCGCATTGTAGAAGTTATGATTTCTTCCGTAAAACCATTCCAGCTAATGGCAGGTAAGATTTTTGGACTGGCAGCCGTGGCACTCACTCAGTTTTTAATTTGGGTGATTTTTGGAATAGGCCTTTATCTGGTTGCCGTTCATTTTATTTTAGGTAATGAAATTGATGCCGCAAATGTTGCCTCCCAAGGCATGATGACGCCTGATAATGACAATATGATTTTTAGCATCATCAACACTATTGATGCCATTAACTTCCCATACATCATCGGCTGTTTTATTTTCTATTTCCTTTTTGGATACTTGCTTTACGCAGCCATGTTTGCCGCCATCGGCTCTGCTGTAGACAAGGAATCAGACACCCAACAGTTTATGTTTTCAGTGAGCTTGCCGCTGATTGCAGCCATCATTGTTTTAATCAGAGCTTTGGACAACCCTGATGGCAGCATTGCCTTTTGGTTTTCGATGATTCCACTCACCTCCCCTATTGTGATGATGGCTCGAGTGCCGTTCAATATTCCTATTTGGGAGCTGGCACTTTCAATGTCTATTTTAATAGCCTCATTTATATTTATGACTTGGCTTGCCGGACGCATTTATAGAACCGGAATTTTGATGTATGGCAAAAAGCCTACTTTCAGAGAACTACTAAAATGGATCACCTATAAAAAATAA
- a CDS encoding nucleotide exchange factor GrpE — translation MSDNQEVKDQHNEETATQDQPVNETTEDTNDASETSDSKIEEDPLAKMEQELKDAKDQQLRLFAEFENFRKRTAKERIEMFSTANQELMTAMLPILDDFQRAIKAQGDDASVEGLKLISQKFENTLKNKGLKPMDETTGKDFDADTMEAVTQIPAPSKKQKGKVIDELERGYMLGNKILRYAKVVVGQ, via the coding sequence ATGAGCGATAATCAGGAAGTGAAAGATCAACACAACGAAGAAACGGCTACACAAGACCAGCCGGTGAATGAGACTACAGAAGATACCAATGATGCTTCTGAAACCTCTGATAGCAAGATAGAAGAAGATCCTTTAGCAAAAATGGAGCAAGAGCTCAAGGATGCTAAAGACCAGCAGTTGAGACTATTTGCCGAGTTTGAAAACTTTAGAAAGCGTACTGCAAAAGAGCGCATTGAAATGTTTAGCACTGCCAATCAGGAATTGATGACAGCTATGCTACCTATTTTGGATGATTTTCAGCGTGCCATAAAGGCACAAGGTGATGATGCATCTGTAGAGGGCTTGAAGCTAATTTCACAGAAGTTTGAAAACACCTTGAAAAACAAGGGGCTTAAGCCAATGGACGAGACTACAGGAAAAGATTTTGATGCTGACACTATGGAAGCTGTAACTCAAATTCCTGCGCCAAGCAAAAAGCAGAAAGGCAAAGTAATAGACGAGCTAGAGCGTGGATACATGCTAGGAAATAAGATTTTGAGATACGCCAAAGTAGTAGTTGGTCAGTAA
- a CDS encoding papain-like cysteine protease family protein produces MKKLVIFLTMFIGSMALSSCCTPEVVGSVPNTLRDQETNNWCWAATTQMLAEHFDISVKQCDLANHRFGETDCCDPANEGSSCPKNSDCNRPGWLELDFAGLTFSETTTALSWDNLKKQIYCKKKPMGYAYGTPGVVGHVLVVKGYITVAGTDYVILNDPWSPCVGEERLITYSHYMDPAGSSTHWRTWYDLAKKP; encoded by the coding sequence ATGAAAAAGCTAGTAATTTTTTTAACAATGTTTATAGGCAGCATGGCCTTGTCAAGCTGCTGTACGCCCGAAGTTGTTGGAAGTGTGCCCAACACACTCCGCGATCAGGAAACCAACAACTGGTGTTGGGCGGCTACCACGCAAATGCTTGCCGAGCATTTTGACATTTCTGTAAAGCAATGCGATTTGGCTAATCATCGTTTTGGTGAAACCGATTGCTGTGACCCAGCCAATGAAGGCTCTTCATGTCCCAAAAATAGTGACTGTAACAGACCGGGCTGGTTAGAGCTTGATTTTGCCGGACTCACTTTTAGTGAGACCACCACGGCCCTATCATGGGATAATCTCAAAAAGCAGATTTATTGCAAAAAGAAACCAATGGGCTATGCTTACGGTACACCTGGAGTGGTGGGGCATGTATTGGTTGTAAAAGGTTACATAACTGTAGCAGGTACTGATTATGTGATTTTGAACGATCCTTGGAGCCCATGTGTGGGAGAAGAAAGATTGATTACCTATTCTCACTATATGGATCCTGCAGGAAGTAGCACACACTGGAGGACGTGGTATGATTTAGCTAAAAAACCTTAA
- a CDS encoding ABC transporter ATP-binding protein produces MSILSIREVSKYYGSYAALNKVSIEIPKASIFGLLGPNGAGKTSLIRIINQITAPDSGEVLLDGKALKPADIARIGYLPEERGLYPKMKVGEQLLYLARLKDLDKQEAIKRIKDWSERFEIESWYNKNIEELSKGMAQKVQFIATVIHQPDLLIFDEPFTGFDPINTNLIKSEIRRLRDEGATIIFSTHRMESVEEICDEIALINKGNKILEGRIKPIKKEFATNIFEAELENYTAFSNLNSADILQQTEVDGHLSLRLSAKAEANDLAQELMQFGKLTLFKEEVPSLNDIFIQKVQN; encoded by the coding sequence ATGAGCATCCTTTCCATTCGAGAGGTTTCAAAATATTACGGCAGCTATGCCGCTCTCAACAAGGTAAGCATCGAAATTCCCAAGGCCAGTATATTCGGTTTATTAGGGCCCAATGGTGCCGGAAAAACTTCCTTAATCCGAATTATAAACCAGATAACCGCGCCCGATAGTGGCGAGGTGCTACTTGATGGCAAAGCTTTAAAACCTGCGGACATTGCCCGCATTGGTTATTTACCGGAAGAGCGTGGCCTTTATCCCAAGATGAAAGTTGGTGAACAGCTCTTGTATTTGGCCAGACTTAAAGATTTGGACAAACAGGAAGCCATCAAAAGAATTAAGGATTGGTCAGAGCGATTTGAAATTGAGTCGTGGTACAATAAGAATATTGAAGAGCTCAGTAAAGGAATGGCGCAAAAGGTGCAGTTTATCGCCACCGTAATTCATCAGCCAGACTTGTTGATTTTTGATGAACCCTTTACGGGATTTGACCCCATCAATACCAATCTTATAAAAAGTGAAATCCGCAGATTGAGGGATGAAGGTGCCACCATCATTTTCTCTACCCACCGCATGGAGTCTGTAGAAGAAATATGTGATGAAATAGCACTAATCAATAAAGGAAACAAAATATTAGAAGGTCGTATAAAGCCCATCAAAAAGGAATTTGCTACCAATATATTTGAAGCTGAGCTAGAAAACTATACTGCATTCAGCAATCTGAATTCTGCTGACATTTTACAGCAAACTGAAGTTGACGGACATCTCTCGCTTCGCCTTTCGGCAAAAGCGGAAGCAAACGATTTAGCGCAAGAGTTGATGCAGTTTGGAAAGCTCACCCTCTTTAAAGAAGAAGTGCCGAGCCTCAATGATATTTTCATTCAAAAAGTACAAAACTGA
- a CDS encoding TlpA family protein disulfide reductase gives MNVFKKPLSLIALAFVTFVGLGFASDWNSHPERYGNEDQSKVLNIGDPAPELSFTDPEGNVRKLSDLKGKIVLVDFWASWCRPCRMENPNVVKTYNKFKDVKFKSGKGFEVYSVSLDRNKTDWTKAIAADGLVWENHVSDLKFWQSAAAATYNVNAIPATFLVDADGVIIAKNLRGAALENTLSKLAK, from the coding sequence ATGAACGTATTTAAGAAACCATTATCACTTATCGCTTTAGCTTTTGTCACTTTCGTGGGATTAGGATTTGCTTCTGATTGGAACTCTCACCCTGAAAGATATGGCAACGAAGACCAAAGCAAAGTGCTAAACATTGGCGACCCAGCCCCTGAACTTTCATTTACCGATCCTGAAGGAAATGTGCGCAAACTTTCTGACCTTAAAGGCAAAATTGTATTAGTAGATTTTTGGGCCAGCTGGTGCCGACCATGCAGAATGGAAAACCCTAATGTGGTAAAAACCTACAATAAATTTAAAGACGTAAAATTCAAAAGCGGAAAAGGTTTTGAAGTATATAGTGTGTCTTTAGACCGCAACAAAACAGACTGGACAAAAGCAATTGCAGCTGATGGTTTGGTTTGGGAAAACCACGTAAGCGACCTTAAATTTTGGCAATCTGCAGCAGCAGCTACTTACAATGTAAATGCTATCCCTGCTACTTTTTTGGTAGATGCTGACGGAGTAATTATTGCAAAAAACCTTAGAGGTGCAGCTTTGGAAAACACACTTTCCAAGTTGGCAAAGTAG
- a CDS encoding mechanosensitive ion channel family protein, whose amino-acid sequence MERFKHFLEYTIFELGEFSLHVFNIFNLLVIFLLARFVLWIIHLYFKRKHKEGKIDHGKKYAIIQLLTYLIYVIAIIVAVDSLGFKITVILAGSTALLVGLGLGLQDFFRDLVAGFIILSERTVTSGDIVEIGGIVGKVKDVGLRTTSLITREDIVMIVPNTRLTNEHVINWSQNNSKVTRFEIRVNVAFGSDTQKVCTLLTQCAENHEDVMKIPGPDVLFREFEKGSLDFGLTFYSNNLFRIERTKSDLRFAIDKAFRENNIVIPFPQQDVWVRQFPQKEE is encoded by the coding sequence ATGGAGAGGTTTAAGCACTTTTTGGAATACACCATTTTTGAACTTGGAGAATTTTCGCTCCATGTGTTCAATATTTTCAACCTATTGGTAATATTCCTTCTTGCGCGCTTCGTACTATGGATTATCCACTTATATTTTAAGCGAAAGCATAAAGAAGGTAAAATTGACCACGGTAAGAAGTACGCCATTATTCAGCTGCTCACCTACCTTATTTATGTAATTGCTATTATTGTTGCGGTTGACAGCCTCGGCTTTAAAATCACCGTTATACTTGCAGGGTCCACAGCTCTGCTTGTTGGTCTGGGCTTAGGTCTACAAGATTTCTTTAGAGATTTAGTTGCCGGATTTATCATCCTTTCTGAAAGAACAGTAACCTCTGGCGATATTGTAGAGATAGGCGGAATAGTGGGGAAAGTAAAGGATGTGGGGCTGCGGACCACGAGCCTCATTACCCGCGAAGATATTGTAATGATAGTACCCAACACAAGACTCACCAACGAGCATGTTATCAACTGGTCTCAAAACAACAGTAAAGTAACCCGTTTTGAAATTAGAGTAAATGTGGCATTTGGGAGTGATACACAAAAAGTATGCACGCTTTTGACACAATGTGCCGAAAATCATGAGGATGTCATGAAGATTCCTGGGCCGGACGTATTGTTTCGTGAATTTGAAAAAGGCTCTTTAGACTTTGGTCTCACTTTTTATTCCAATAACCTATTTAGAATAGAACGAACCAAAAGCGATCTACGCTTTGCCATTGATAAGGCATTCCGTGAAAACAATATTGTTATTCCCTTTCCTCAGCAAGATGTTTGGGTTCGCCAATTTCCACAAAAAGAAGAATGA
- a CDS encoding sigma-54-dependent transcriptional regulator has translation MAKILIVEDEKAIRNVLKNILSDEDKTFEIDEAENGKMAIDMVEEKEYDLLLCDIKMPGVDGIEVLEHVREKHPDTAIIMISGHGDLDTAVDSMKKGAYDYISKPPDLNRLLTTVRRALDRTDLVKENKTLKKKIAKGFQMIGESDALEQIKSMIEKVAPTDARVLITGPNGTGKELVAHWVHQKSERNKQPLIEVNCAAIPSELIESELFGHKKGAFTSAVKDRKGKFEQANGGTLFLDEIGDMSLSAQAKVLRALQEGKITPVGGDKEVKVNVRVLAATNKDLTEEIKEGRFREDLYHRLSVIVIKVPALNDRKEDIPLLTEHFAGKIAEEHGNAAKQFTEDAIVELQKIDWTGNIRELRNVVERLIILGGKEINGYDVRTFASK, from the coding sequence ATGGCAAAAATCCTTATTGTAGAAGACGAAAAGGCCATTAGAAATGTGCTCAAAAATATTTTGAGCGATGAGGACAAAACCTTTGAAATAGATGAAGCCGAAAACGGCAAAATGGCCATTGACATGGTAGAAGAAAAGGAATATGACCTTTTGCTTTGCGACATAAAAATGCCGGGAGTTGATGGCATCGAAGTGCTTGAACATGTACGTGAAAAACATCCAGACACAGCCATCATTATGATTTCCGGACACGGAGATTTAGATACAGCTGTGGACAGCATGAAAAAAGGGGCTTATGATTATATCTCTAAGCCACCAGATTTAAACCGATTACTTACCACTGTTCGAAGAGCCTTAGACCGAACCGATCTTGTAAAAGAAAACAAAACCCTAAAAAAGAAGATTGCCAAAGGCTTTCAGATGATTGGTGAATCAGACGCTTTGGAGCAAATTAAAAGCATGATTGAAAAGGTAGCTCCCACCGATGCCCGTGTTTTGATTACCGGCCCAAACGGTACAGGGAAAGAGCTGGTAGCACACTGGGTTCATCAAAAAAGTGAGCGCAACAAGCAACCACTAATTGAGGTAAACTGCGCGGCCATTCCTTCTGAACTTATAGAGAGTGAACTTTTTGGACACAAAAAAGGAGCCTTTACCTCAGCAGTAAAAGACCGTAAAGGAAAATTTGAGCAAGCCAATGGTGGTACCCTGTTTTTGGATGAGATAGGCGATATGAGCCTTAGTGCTCAGGCCAAAGTGCTCCGAGCTTTGCAAGAAGGTAAAATCACCCCTGTAGGTGGAGACAAAGAAGTAAAAGTAAACGTACGCGTGCTAGCTGCTACCAACAAAGACCTTACTGAAGAAATAAAAGAAGGAAGGTTTAGAGAAGACCTTTACCACCGTCTTAGCGTAATTGTGATAAAGGTGCCTGCATTAAACGATAGAAAAGAAGACATACCTTTACTAACAGAGCATTTTGCTGGCAAGATTGCTGAAGAGCATGGTAATGCAGCCAAACAGTTTACTGAAGATGCAATCGTTGAACTTCAAAAGATAGACTGGACAGGTAACATCAGGGAACTTCGTAACGTGGTAGAGCGCCTGATAATATTGGGTGGCAAAGAGATTAATGGTTATGACGTGCGAACATTTGCTAGCAAATAG